A part of Plasmodium coatneyi strain Hackeri chromosome 8, complete sequence genomic DNA contains:
- a CDS encoding Phosphatidylinositol 3-and 4-kinase: MGSNSLPMSQQMYFSTHNALRVNDENDVISTLFYEINGNRHISLLIFPFYDVQMLKRLLIKKLNLPGGVKVNDIIIFYKGIKLPNYRIISTYLECTGRNEKKKKKKKKKINKLYWAIKDINPNASIRVIDQKSYPPFFENILHDIKLAFKKNISPKLTMDGTGGTYLLFNSKKKVCSVFKPLDEEAFAPFNPRGYEGKMYQEGFRSGVLSGEGASREIAAYILDNSYNNFSSVPCTIMVEACNPHFNNKSKLKYVDHENNLKWKCGSLQEFVDSRESVGNYDHKQFSIRDIHKIAILDIRVMNLDRNDGNILVSPLKSLKDSCNQFLYRNNRSLGTSDEDVLKRIVTIDKKPSRYSLIPIDHGLIMPHIMDVAEIDLVWFEWPQTKVPFDDEVLEVIFTFDPDKDAEKIRNKLLIREDCIRTMRVCTRLLQIGARMHLNLHEIAKISTRKSIDEESVLEHLVRDSIVQAYQMMDYTSLMSTNRLGYILDLAEIKINKKKKISKMKSIDNIDDVLKGENDTTDGKKIEEEAWRFSPLSKDKSKSLDYSYGKSLPGGNSFQDVEGIETAEDNLRGNSPKGKENKDGSMKDETVQAVYDSVSCAPGGMIPQGGAKGSLSNEFESMKRKEKSAYDGLYRREPDVDQNVGSEQNEQNKTSTNSLSNKSDYTLVTASSSSCIDDKGGSNSCSGDSPKGSADGGEGNTPPSGGASRERYDKCDDKQDSQADDRPPLHSASDQDTKVKEKKKKKKKKKKKYYDKDDNKPGDEALKGGEEEGKGLLSDRANDVPEEEQDETNKGDLLKSGVEDDTDATVSSEEDDSDDDGDDVPFKKPSGTIKRITESSGTAYRSMDMNKVNSVWMIRDKNNKIINVKWENKIFEKLFFETFENYVKRYINDYHPGWKQYPYNGSQISDIKHGYLRSIK, translated from the exons ATGGGGAGCAACAGCCTGCCGATGTCGCAGCAGATGTACTTCAGCACGCACAACGCGTTGAGGGTGAACGATGAGAACGATGTGATCAGCACGCTGTTTTATGAAATAAACGGGAACAGGCACATCAGCCTGCTGATATTCCCCTTCTACGATGTGCAAATGCTGAAGAGGCTGCttataaaaaagttaaatcTACCCGGAGGAGTAAAAGTAAATGACATCATCATATTTTACAAGGGGATCAAATTGCCAAACTATAGGATTATAAGTACGTATTTAGAATGTACAGGacgaaatgagaaaaaaaaaaaaaaaaaaaaaaaaaaaattaataagtTATATTGGGCCATAAAGGATATCAACCCTAATGCGTCCATAAGAGTCATAGATCAGAAGAGTTACCCTCCTTtctttgaaaatattttacacgATATAAAATtagcttttaaaaaaaacatttctcCAAAGCTAACTATGGATGGAACGGGGGGTACCTACCTTCTCTTCAACAGCAAGAAGAAGGTATGTTCTGTTTTTAAGCCTCTAGATGAGGAAGCATTTGCCCCATTTAACCCTAGAGGGTATGAAGGGAAGATGTATCAGGAAGGATTTCGGTCTGGAGTCCTTTCTGGGGAAGGAGCCAGCAGAGAGATTGCTGCCTACATACTAGATAACAGTTACAACAATTTCAGTAGCGTACCCTGTACCATCATGGTGGAAGCTTGTAACCCACACTTTAATAATAAGAGCAAGCTCAAATATGTTGATCATGAGAATAACCTAAAGTGGAAATGTGGCTCCTTACAGGAGTTTGTTGATTCTAGGGAAAGTGTAGGAAACTACGACCACAAACAGTTTAGCATTAGGGACATTCACAAAATTGCAATTTTAGACATACGGGTTATGAACTTGGATCGGAACGATGGAAACATTTTAGTGTCTCCTTTGAAGAGTCTAAAGGATTCGTGTAATCAGTTTCTTTATCGGAATAATCGTAGCCTGGGTACCAGTGATGAGGACGTCCTCAAGCGGATCGTCACGATTGATAAGAAGCCATCCAG GTACAGCCTCATCCCCATCGACCACGGACTCATCATGCCGCACATAATGGACGTCGCGGAGATTGATCTGGTTTGGTTCGAGTGGCCCCAGACGAAG GTCCCCTTCGACGACGAGGTGCTGGAGGTCATCTTCACGTTCGACCCTGACAAGGACGCGGAGAAAATTCGTAACAAGCTCCTAATCCGGGAGGACTGCATACGGACCATGCGCGTGTGCACGAGGTTGTTGCAAATCGGAGCCAGGATGCACCTGAATTTGCatgaaattgcaaaaatcAGCACGAGAAAGAGCATCGACGAAGAGTCCGTGCTGGAGCACCTCGTGCGGGACTCCATCGTGCAG GCATATCAAATGATGGACTACACCTCCCTTATGAGCACCAACCGGCTGGGCTACATCCTGGACCTGgcggaaataaaaattaacaagaaaaaaaaaataagcaaaatgAAGTCGATCGATAATATCGACGACGTATTGAAAGGAGAAAACGACACAACTGATGGAAAGAAAATTGAAGAGGAGGCCTGGCGTTTTAGTCCTCTATCGAAGGATAAGTCCAAGTCATTGGACTACAGTTATGGGAAGTCCCTACCCGGTGGGAACAGCTTCCAAGATGTAGAAGGAATAGAAACTGCAGAGGATAACCTAAGAGGGAATAGTcctaaagggaaggaaaataaagacgGTTCGATGAAGGATGAAACAGTGCAGGCTGTTTACGACAGTGTATCGTGTGCGCCCGGTGGGATGATTCCACAGGGCGGGGCAAAAGGAAGCCTAAGTAACGAATTCGAATCtatgaagaggaaagaaaagagtgCCTACGATGGCTTGTACAGGAGGGAGCCTGATGTGGATCAGAACGTTGGAAGTGAACAGAATGAGCAAAATAAGACATCGACCAATTCGTTGAGCAATAAGAGTGACTATACTTTGGTGACTGCAAGCTCCAGTTCTTGCATTGACGataaagggggaagtaaTTCCTGCAGTGGGGACTCCCCCAAGGGGAGTGCAGATGGTGGGGAGGGAAACACGCCACCCAGCGGTGGAGCGAGTAGGGAGCGTTATGACAAATGTGATGACAAACAGGACAGCCAAGCGGACGATCGCCCACCACTACACAGCGCGAGCGACCAAGACACGaaggtaaaggaaaaaaagaagaagaagaaaaaaaaaaaaaaaaagtattacGACAAGGATGATAACAAACCAGGTGATGAAGCACtaaaggggggagaagaggaaggaaagggattGCTGAGTGACAGGGCGAACGATGTACCTGAAGAGGAACAGGATGAGACAAACAAAGGGGATTTGCTCAAAAGCGGAGTGGAAGACGACACGGACGCAACGGTCTCTTCAGAGGAAGACGACAGCGACGATGATGGTGATGACGTGCCGTTTAAAAAACCCTCAGGAACCATCAAACGGATAACTGAGTCCAGCGGGACGGCCTATCGTAGCATGGACATGAACAAGGTGAACTCAGTCTGGATGATTCGAGacaagaacaacaaaataataaacgTCAAATgggagaacaaaattttcgaGAAACTTTTCTTCGAGACTTTTGAAAATTATGTCAAGAGGTATATTAACGATTACCACCCGGGGTGGAAACAATATCCTTACAACGGGTCGCAGATCAGTGATATCAAGCATGGCTACCTGAGGAGCATAAAGTGA
- a CDS encoding ValS protein produces the protein MKALLPHLCIMHLCLTPSPVEGHTRRGLLTGANLSPQGGEIRPRVPVVVPNRVFRIRSVATQPSCCKRPSECPPVVTRDDSSTSERKSKRGRHPYRGSLHFVEGISAGVSPRLRELGIATAGGRRRKKKKFSPIYPTTGEKQLPLRLLRNHVLDSLTVCKNESISTTVALSGGLEKTRDLLEELYQRGDVRGSPFPKYAFFKNTDGFLGLEKIYKISRRRRWNTTPSWSSLLQENQLHKYINQIDDLKGLYSKELTASLYTMKQREEKRYLDRYSPSEYAKSFIFLFPPPNLSGELHAGHYFNFVQLHVLLLFSRHVWSKFSLPLYGADHGGLSAHAAFSRVANPKWTREKYISEINRWQGKLKEKILTCMQKMNIVVDRSRFYNTMDENMKQIVKDTFRTLYRNNFIVKKLYPVYYCPRLGTIVSKLDVEFREALHPKWRVTLRLVDGGEESHADTSSDSPHGDTPPGEKSKDKIGEQPNCKYTKNSQQTNEVKFFPQSSHHFFYLKSTHEVLPELTPSECIHVEVANLEELKKVVAILYFSPKKEKRYRGKYALLPLLNKGVPLICANERNVLPVLRSGKIQEGTLHEVGHGEGAGDVFIPVFSKEENFNHYANGTSYTDQSEALHYAKRGKHTQNSGTKNCQEEQGLLPLVEHLMESGLAKVVIPRETQLKCAFYKNNECVLTLAEQWCLDYEKLSKIFFDGPHGREKKSYRIIPSKYGDYFTGAFPPPSEWTLSRQVPYGHPVPLFKYEPPDGGVEKDALLGNSSCYVYGNDVDEAYHNLSKSKQFQGIQIRREFLKREEDVLDNWFSSSLYPLHCIKELGVDLFHFLRVRKSLVDFLLTGKDILQPWVVRSFVVLNYVMQHLGGDQNPEKSRLNKHADMKTDCAPPPLVGTVKFHGILKDQAGRKISKSETNATYYDSLVREANVDEVRLSFCFIQRDTEDVYLSENINRKSRKFLTKLWNIAKYIKEKCPPQSYEEMNRWFASTTSNPNLIILTHLEKNPHARISHIGTFRRYLQMLNSVLCQMKDYQVGKAINIIFNFVVNIFSKFYLTLHSGGYFKDGEDKLVSNVLPVYIFRGILKIIFPFVPHIAEVLFIRLFRKEQMDKVGKCQPPFNASTPLSSNYDLMKNEMLPPFEEKSSPLDKSFDVFMQLYTLLVKYKKEKYSHQGHTVHIYLKQNYDEEVPIEYFKNEEASLGKLLGENVRFSFGNESPLEGNPAAYPSTAWKIIHDDPSFTITVGEGPS, from the exons ATGAAGGCGCTGCTGCCCCACCTGTGCATTATGCACCTGTGCCTGACCCCTTCGCCAGTGGAAGGGCACACACGAAGGGGACTGCTAACTGGAGCGAATCTGTCTCCACAGGGAGGAGAAATACGCCCCCGTGTCCCTGTGGTGGTTCCTAATCGTGTCTTCAGAATTAGGTCTGTTGCAACACAACCTAGCTGTTGTAAACGACCGAGCGAATGCCCCCCTGTTGTTACACGTGATGACTCCAGCACAAGTGAGCGAAAGagcaaaagaggaagacaCCCTTACCGGGGTTCACTCCATTTTGTTGAAGGCATATCCGCCGGGGTGTCGCCCCGTTTGCGAGAACTTGGTATAGCAACCGCAggagggagaagaagaaaaaaaaaaaaattttcacccaTCTACCCAACAACGGGGGAAAAGCAGTTACCCCTACGTTTATTACGAAATCATGTACTAGACTCCCTGACGGTCTGCAAAAATGAATCCATATCTACAACAGTCGCACTAAGTGGGGGCTTAGAAAAGACGAGGGACCTACTGGAAGAGCTTTACCAAAGGGGCGATGTCAGGGGAAGTCCCTTTCCCAAGtatgccttttttaaaaacacagACGGTTTTTTAggtttagaaaaaatttacaagaTATCGAGAAGAAGGAGGTGGAACACTACCCCCTCATGGAGTTCATTACTTCAGGAAAATCAACTGCATAAGTACATTAACCAAATAGACGACCTTAAGGGATTATACAGCAAAGAACTAACGGCTAGTCTATATACCATGAAGCAGAGAGAAGAGAAGAGGTACCTGGACCGGTACAGTCCCTCAGAGTATGCCaagtcatttatttttttatttccgcCACCGAACTTGTCTGGAGAGTTACACGCGGGACACTACTTCAACTTCGTTCAGCTTCACGTGCTCTTACTCTTCAGTAGGCACGTCTGGTCCAAGTTCTCCCTGCCGCTGTACG GCGCAGACCACGGAGGACTGAGCGCTCACGCCGCGTTCTCCAGAGTAGCCAACCCAAAGTGGACCAGAGAAAAGTACATAAGCGAAATAAACCGGTGGCAGGGAAAgctaaaggaaaaaatcctcacgtgcatgcaaaaaatgaatatcgTAGTGGATAGGAGCCGCTTCTACAACACCATGGATGAAAATATGAAGCAAATTGTAAAGGACACTTTCCGCACATTGTATAGGAACAACTTTATTGTGAAGAAACTTTACCCTGTGTATTATTGCCCTCGGTTGGGAACCATCGTTTCCAAACTGGACGTAGAATTCAGGGAGGCGCTCCACCCTAAATGGAGGGTAACACTGCGCCTGGTGGATGGTGGGGAAGAATCGCATGCAGACACATCCAGTGACTCTCCCCATGGGGATACCCCTCCAGGGGAAAAATCAAAAGACAAAATAGGAGAACAGCCCAACTGTAAGTATACGAAGAACTCGCAACAAACAAATGAGGTGAAGTTTTTCCCACAAAGCTcccaccattttttttacttaaaaagtACTCATGAAGTGCTACCTGAACTTACCCCATCGGAGTGCATCCATGTCGAAGTAGCCAACTTggaagagttaaaaaaagttgtagctattttgtacttttctccaaagaaggagaagcgcTATAGGGGCAAGTACGCCTTGCTGCCCCTTCTAAACAAGGGAGTACCTTTGATTTGTGCCAACGAGCGGAACGTTCTACCAGTACTGCGAAGTGGGAAGATACAGGAGGGAACTTTGCATGAAGTGGGCCACGGTGAAGGCGCTGGGGATGTATTCATCCCGGTGTTTTccaaggaggaaaactttAACCACTATGCGAATGGGACAAGTTACACAGACCAATCGGAGGCATTACATTACGCCAAACGGGGGAAACATACCCAGAATAGCGGGACTAAAAACTGCCAAGAGGAGCAGGGACTCCTCCCGCTCGTGGAACACCTGATGGAGAGCGGTCTGGCCAAAGTGGTAATCCCACGGGAGACGCAACTGAAGTGTgccttttataaaaataacgaaTGTGTACTGACCCTGGCGGAGCAGTGGTGTCTGGACTATGAAAAGCTgagcaaaatattttttgatGGTCCtcatggaagggaaaaaaaaagctacagAATAATTCCTTCCAAATATGGGGACTACTTCACAGGggcatttcccccccccagTGAGTGGACGTTAAGCAGGCAAGTCCCCTACGGGCACCCAGTGCCGCTATTTAAGTATGAGCCTCCCGATGGGGGGGTAGAGAAAGACGCCCTTTTGGGAAACTCCTCCTGCTATGTGTACGGCAACGACGTGGATGAAGCTTACCACAATTTATCTAAGTCGAAGCAATTCCAAGGTATCCAAATCAGGAGGGAGTTTCTAAAACGGGAGGAAGACGTGTTGGACAATTggttttcctcctccctgtACCCACTGCACTGCATTAAGGAGTTGGGGGTTGATTTGTTCCACTTTCTGCGGGTCAGGAAGAGTCTGGTGGACTTCCTCCTCACAGGGAAGGACATTCTGCAGCCGTGGGTGGTGCGCAGCTTCGTGGTCCTGAACTATGTGATGCAGCATTTGGGGGGAGACCAAAACCCTGAGAAGAGCCGCCTGAACAAGCACGCTGACATGAAGACCGATTGTGCACCCCCACCACTCGTTGGCACCGTCAAATTCCACGGCATTTTGAAAGACCAAGCGGGAAGAAAAATCAGCAAAAGCGAAACGAACGCAACCTACTATGATAGCCTCGTGCGGGAAGCGAACGTGGATGAAGTAAGGCTCTCCTTCTGTTTTATCCAAAGGGACACAGAGGATGTCTACCTAAGTGAAAACATCAACCGGAAGAGCAGAAAATTCTTAACAAAGTTATGGAACATtgcaaaatatattaaaGAGAAGTGTCCTCCCCAGTCGTACGAAGAAATGAACAGATGGTTCGCCTCCACCACATCTAACCCTAACCTTATCATACTTACCCATTTAGAGAAGAATCCCCATGCAAGGATCTCCCACATAGGCACCTTTCGTAGGTACCTCCAGATGCTGAATTCAGTTCTGTGCCAGATGAAAGATTATCAAGTGGGGAAGGCCATCAAcataatttttaactttgtagtgaatattttttccaagtttTATTTGACTCTCCATTCCGGTGGATACTTCAAAGATGGAGAGGACAAATTGGTTAGCAACGTCCTACCCGTTTATATCTTCAGGGGGATcctaaaaattatatttcccTTCGTTCCACATATAGCAGAAGTACTTTTCATTAGGCTTTTTAGAAAGGAGCAAATGGACAAGGTTGGAAAATGCCAACCACCATTCAATGCGTCTACCCCCCTGTCCAGCAACTACGATTTGATGAAGAATGAAAtgcttcccccatttgaGGAGAAGTCCTCCCCGCTGGACAAATCCTTCGATGTCTTTATGCAGTTGTATACCCTCTTGGTGAagtacaaaaaggagaagtacTCCCACCAGGGACACACCGTCCATATCTACCTCAAGCAGAATTATGATGAGGAAGTACCAATTGAATACttcaaaaatgaggaagccTCTTTGGGGAAACTTCTCGGAGAGAATGTTCGATTTTCATTTGGTAATGAATCTCCGTTGGAGGGGAACCCCGCTGCTTATCCGAGTACCGCATGGAAAATAATACATGATGACCCATCCTTCACCATTACAGTTGGGGAGGGACCGTCCTAG
- a CDS encoding Protein kinase: protein MHLKTKIPNFLTPDPDRKTQNCINIKNELIQNMHKIYQQQGEEASSRKGAIQPYHLFDPGDYVDFPPFNRTPDVQNICVELKLKLDVRHADGESDPDSSIFLDINPGGVMSRNQRTFVYQYRSTHPVLDKGLDQLTREQRMKYFTALSHQLAGRSITFQGTTYKLLNVLQTAIYGGVYLAQVVDSTDESSVNKKKAIKILSKHLIELAKDKVQEDPLSEYHYRKCMSGHSNILSCDIIFDDDYYVYMIMPFAVHGDLFEVMKTRSKPFTEQEAKYLFYQILLSIKFLHCRKLALRDISLENILLFENEQNGLIYPVLNDPGQATHFRVNKKNEVTLLEYTKIFGKIFRPPEVYEKCKYDPTRVDMFCVGYILYFCLTKHELFRCTLEKDMHWNMLKSRHYHELLREKKGLHLSEPALDLIFRCLEPNFKMRLEIGEALRHPWFKGNFFPVHRQSLFLPQGDDTMDEGSAPSGGPPSPMYKLSKEIELCAKRKNVAIDHNTSIRFSIYEHVIAPPQGYFSGGNNPSTCLNSTHRREYPPECEPNAEDDHIRGKRAEDTPRWPPPSMATPTRTDLNSIFKGIPHYVGSHPYGSGYHKGTFPTSPTDYLRHNMARGAHFPSVQGIYAKQSAPVRKSPPLVEKAGWIKKYEDSVSTHTCHTNWTEEDKQSSFHNSPQNCSQIREKSKSNFLMRHKKGAYRMIGMKRKKQKLSSDATAEEVDRGDNLFVESSISSLHVMVRQSLQTGAQDDTLKTVQKSPHILTTAEATKGRGLLSIFSERQLPNGGELPKNGTFTKKIDYPIGPFEGRSFIHVEEGHSGWGIMSRKKHPSRVEQKYKWQRNEQIGESERRNDYSTEGH from the exons ATGCATCTGAAGACTAAGATCCCCAACTTCCTAACCCCCGATCCAGACAGGAAGACCCAAAATTGTATAAACATCAAAAACGAGCTGATACAAAACATGCACAAGATTTACCAGCagcagggggaagaagccagCAGCAGGAAGGGGGCCATCCAGCCATATCACCTGTTCGACCCCGGGGATTATGTggacttccccccttttaacaGAACCCCAGATGTACAGAACATCTGCGTTGAGTTGAAGCTAAAGTTGGACGTTAGACACGCAGATGGGGAGAGCGACCCCGATTCGTCTATTTTTCTGGACATCAATCCGGGGGGTGTCATGTCCAGAAACCAGCGAACCTTCGTCTACCAGTATAGAAGCACCCATCCGGTGCTCGACAAGGGCCTGGACCAGCTCACCAGAGAGCAGCGGATGAAATAC TTCACGGCCCTGTCGCACCAACTCGCCGGAAGATCAATCACCTTCCAAGGAACGACGTACAAGCTACTGAACGTGCTACAGACAGCCATCTACGGAGGGGTGTACCTCGCACAGGTGGTCGATTCAACTGATGAAAGTTCAGTGAACAAGAAGAAGGCCATAAAAATATTGTCCAAGCATCTAATCGAATTAGCAAAGGATAAGGTTCAGGAAGATCCCCTCTCAGAGTATCACTACCGGAAGTGTATGAGTGGACACAGTAACATCCTCAGCTGCGACATCATTTTCGACGACGACTATTATGTCTACATGATCATGCCCTTTGCAGTCCATGGAGACCTCTTCGAAGTGATGAAGACTAGAAGTAAGCCATTCACCGAACAAGAAGCCAAATATCTGTTTTACCAAATCCTATTATCCATTAAGTTCCTACATTGTAGAAAATTAGCCCTCAGAGACATTTCCCTAGAGAATATACTTTTGTttgaaaatgaacaaaacggATTGATCTACCCTGTTCTGAATGACCCTGGACAGGCAACCCACTTCCGTgtgaataagaaaaatgaagttaCCTTGTTAGagtacacaaaaatattCGGCAAAATTTTCCGGCCCCCAGAGgtatatgaaaaatgtaagtATGACCCTACAAGGGTGGACATGTTCTGTGTTGGCTACATCTTATACTTTTGCTTAACCAAGCACGAGCTGTTCAGATGTACCTTAGAGAAGGACATGCACTGGAATATGCTCAAAAGTAGACACTATCATGAGCTCCTGCGGGAGAAGAAAGGACTCCATTTGTCAGAACCCGCTTTAGACTTGATATTTCGCTGCTTAGAAcccaattttaaaatgagaCTTGAAATTGGTGAGGCGTTGAGGCACCCCTGGTTCAAGGGAAACTTCTTTCCTGTTCACAGACAGAGTTTGTTCCTCCCTCAGGGGGACGACACCATGGATGAGGGAAGTGCCCCCTCGGGAGGACCACCCTCCCCCATGTACAAACTTTCCAAGGAAATAGAACTAtgcgcaaaaaggaagaatgtagctATAGATCATAACACCTCCATAAGATTCAGCATCTACGAGCATGTGATCGCTCCTCCCCAGGGGTACTTCAGCGGGGGTAACAACCCCTCCACTTGTTTGAACAGTACACACAGGAGGGAGTACCCCCCAGAGTGTGAACCCAATGCGGAGGATGACCACATCAGGGGCAAGCGCGCTGAAGACACGCCAAGATGGCCCCCCCCCAGTATGGCTACTCCCACAAGGACAGACCTTAACAGCATCTTCAAAGGGATCCCCCACTACGTAGGCAGTCACCCGTACGGAAGTGGTTACCATAAGGGGACTTTCCCCACCAGCCCCACAGATTATCTGCGCCACAATATGGCCAGGGGTGCTCACTTCCCTTCGGTCCAGGGCATTTATGCAAAGCAGTCTGCCCCTGTGAGGAAATCACCCCCTCTGGTAGAGAAAGCAGGATGGATCAAGAAGTATGAGGACTCCGTCTCTACCCACACGTGTCACACAAACTGGACAGAAGAAGACAAGCAAAGCAGTTTTCACAACTCACCACAAAATTGCAGTCAAATTAGGGAAAAATCCAAATCTAACTTTCTAATGAGGCATAAAAAAGGTGCATACAGAATGAtcggaatgaaaaggaagaagcagaaactCAGTTCCGACGCAACAGCAGAAGAAGTAGATAGGGGTGATAATCTATTCGTTGAAAGCTCAATTAGTAGCCTTCACGTGATGGTTAGGCAGTCGTTACAAACGGGGGCACAAGATGATACACTTAAGACGGTGCAGAAAAGTCCTCACATCTTAACAACTGCAGAGGCCACCAAGGGACGTGGACTCCTGAGCATCTTCTCGGAGAGGCAGTTACCCAATGGGGGAGAACTACCAAAGAATGGAACATTTACCAAGAAGATTGATTATCCCATTGGACCTTTCGAGGGAAGGTCCTTCATCCATGTGGAGGAGGGACACAGTGGTTGGGGAATTATGTCGAGAAAAAAACACCCCTCTAGAgtggaacaaaaatataaatggcaaaggaatgaacaaattggagAGAGTGAAAGACGAAATGATTATTCAACAGAGGGACACTAA
- a CDS encoding Splicing factor, translating into MRGAGGFYKGTNTEQTPYFGDKEKKLIEKMTWPEIYNQKIDLTKINLDVVGKWIHKRLIEILGFEDDILYEYCVSQLRLDEEGIDDESENFLNSKRLKINLTGFIGNKKSEVFVQELLELLISNEQNEEQIVESQLETKRIEMEQVRKENELLQRNIDSLRSIYTENVNQKDHTPVENASGKTDDLNGMPQDQNKQIDRDSPKRSDHIHNKRRKKPTRSSTPESSRSTSQLDKHTNYKRRKNKIYVKRGKHRSDEDTSNGADEEEREEPSSIEDSSSDEPTEELKKKKKSHKHMSSVDSSSPERSSDRHRRKMDLHRERRRRRDRDRSRNRDRNRRRDRSRRRDRSRGRERSRERERHRDRGRHRVRDRSLDIRRSRRERRRQSTVTPSESKSSTASSSSTSSIERDYARRERRGTERNKHRRKLDTANGRNGRGSMNEFVDDSTQKSSRDSNRKEIHSIMKKKSYNSIKKGLRAWSPSESENG; encoded by the exons atgaGGGGTGCGGGCGGATTCTACAAAGGCACCAATACGGAGCAGACGCCCTACTTTGgggataaggaaaaaaagctaattgaaaaaatgacCTGGCCGGAAATTTATAACCAAAAGATAGACCTCACCAAGATCAACTTGGACGTGGTAGGAAAATGGATTCACAAAAGGCTCATCGAAATTTTAGGCTTTGAGGACGACATATTGTATGAGTACTGTGTCTCTCAGTTGAGGCTCGACGAGGAAGGCATCG ACGACGAGAGCGAAAACTTCCTAAACTCGAAGAGGCTGAAAATAAATCTTACTGGCTTCATTG gaaataaaaaaagcgaagTCTTCGTCCAGGAACTACTGGAACTTCTCATTTCTAACGAGCAGaatgaagaacaaattgTGGAATCCCAACTGGAAACGAAAAGAATAGAAATGGAGCAAGTCAGAAAGGAGAATGAGCTCCTGCAGAGGAACATCGATAGTTTAAGGAGCATATACACAG AAAATGTAAACCAGAAAGACCACACCCCAGTGGAAAACGCCAGCGGAAAAACGGATGACCTAAATGGGATGCCGCAGGACCAGAACAAACAGATCGATAGGGACTCACCTAAACGCAGTGATCACATCCACAacaagaggaggaagaaaccaACTAGATCTTCTACTCCCGAATCGTCCCGGTCCACCAGCCAGTTAGACAAACACACTAAttacaaaaggaggaaaaataaaatatatgtaaagagGGGAAAGCATCGCAGTGATGAAGACACGTCCAATGGTGCAGATGAAGAGGAGCGGGAGGAGCCGAGCTCTATTGAAGATTCCTCTTCGGATGAGCCAAcggaggaattaaaaaaaaaaaaaaaaagtcataaACATATGTCAAGTGTAGATAGTTCTAGTCCTGAGCGCAGCAGTGACAGGCACAGGAGGAAAATGGATCTGCATAgagaaaggaggagaaggcgAGATCGGGATAGAAGCCGCAACAGGGACAGAAACCGGCGAAGGGATAGAAGTCGAAGGAGGGATAGAAgtaggggaagggaaagaagcagAGAAAGGGAGAGGCATCGAGACAGGGGAAGACATCGCGTTAGAGATCGAAGCCTGGACATAAGAAGATCTCGCAGGGAACGCAGAAGGCAATCCACCGTAACGCCATCCGAGTCCAAGTCAAGCACTGCATCCAGCAGCAGCACAAGCAGCATCGAGAGGGACTATGCAAGGAGGGAAAGGAGAG GGACGGAAAGGAATAAGCATCGAAGAAAGTTGGACACAGCGAATGGCAGAAATGGTAGAGGCTCCATGAATGAGTTTGTCGACGACAG TACCCAAAAATCGTCCAGAGATTCCAACAGGAAAGAAATTCACAGcataatgaaaaagaaaagctaCAACAGTATTAAAAAGGGCCTTCGGGCTTGGTCTCCCTCCGAGAGTgaaaatgggtaa